The Deltaproteobacteria bacterium genome contains the following window.
ACTTAACATCTCCAAAAATATTTTTACTACCAACGCTGAAGAAGTAGTCAATGATCCCAATGTACAAGTTGTTATCGAATTAATTGGCGGCATCGAGCCAGCACGCAGCTTAATGCTTAAGGCCATGGACAATAACAAACATATCGTTACTGCTAATAAAGCGCTGCTAGCAATCCATTGGGATGAATTAGTTACTAAAGCAGAAAAAAAACGTATTTCTTTTAGCTTCGAAGCTAGTGTTGGTGGCGGTATTCCACTTATTGTCGCCATACGGCGTGGCTTAGTGGCCAATCATATAAAACGTATTACTGGCATAATTAATGGAACTTGCAATTATATTCTTTCACGCATGGCTAGCGAACAAAAACCTTTTGCTGAGGTTTTAGCACAAGCTCAAGCAAATGGCTTTGCTGAAGCCAACCCCGCCCTTGATGTAGATGGTATTGATGCTGCGCAAAAACTCGCCATCCTAATTGACCTTTGCTTTGATACCACCATACATCCTGAGGATATTAATCGTTGTGGTATTACCCAAATAATTCCGCTTGATCTTACCACTGCGGCAGAACTTGGCTATCGTATGAAATTAATATGCTCAGCTACCAATGAAAATAATGGAGTAGAAGCTTGGGTGCATCCGACCTTAGTGCCAATCAAACATCCTTTAGCATCTGTCGAGGGAGTTTTTAATGCCGTCTACATTGAAGACGACAACCTTGGGCCTTCTTTGTACTTTGGTCGTGGTGCAGGTGCTTTACCTACCGGTAGCGCTATTGTTGCTGATTTAATCTCTGCAAGTCGCGACATTCTCTCTGGCGCCATTTCGCGTATGCCTATAAGCGGAGTTCGTATTCGTGGTCAGGCGGGCAATCATATTAGCCTTGCTAGAGATGCTCATAGCGAATTTTATATCCGCGTGACTGCATTGGACCAACCAGGCGTTCTTGCCAATATAACTGGGGTATTAGGGCGTCACAATGTCTCTATTGCCTCATTTATTCAACGAGGTCGCGCTGATACTCTTCAAGAGGCCGTACCGGTCATTATTGTCACCCATGAAGCTTCATACACAAATATTAAAGATGCATTAAAAGAAATTGACACTTTGCCGGTTGTTAAAAATGGCAGCTTCTT
Protein-coding sequences here:
- a CDS encoding homoserine dehydrogenase, whose product is MNSELKAIKVGLLGLGNIGTGTVDILRRNADLIESRLGVPIELVRVADLNAERAKTLNISKNIFTTNAEEVVNDPNVQVVIELIGGIEPARSLMLKAMDNNKHIVTANKALLAIHWDELVTKAEKKRISFSFEASVGGGIPLIVAIRRGLVANHIKRITGIINGTCNYILSRMASEQKPFAEVLAQAQANGFAEANPALDVDGIDAAQKLAILIDLCFDTTIHPEDINRCGITQIIPLDLTTAAELGYRMKLICSATNENNGVEAWVHPTLVPIKHPLASVEGVFNAVYIEDDNLGPSLYFGRGAGALPTGSAIVADLISASRDILSGAISRMPISGVRIRGQAGNHISLARDAHSEFYIRVTALDQPGVLANITGVLGRHNVSIASFIQRGRADTLQEAVPVIIVTHEASYTNIKDALKEIDTLPVVKNGSFLARIISATAEL